From the Lolium rigidum isolate FL_2022 chromosome 2, APGP_CSIRO_Lrig_0.1, whole genome shotgun sequence genome, one window contains:
- the LOC124687849 gene encoding probable high-affinity nitrate transporter-activating protein 2.2, with translation MARQGMVMALLLVVLAAGCWESASAAAMLSKLKPTLAVTASPTPNQVLHGGEDVITVTWSLNATAGTDAEYKKVKVSLCYAPVSQKGREWRKTHDDLKKDKTCQFKVTEQAYAATGTVEYRVALDIPTATYFVRAYALDASGTQVAYGQTLPGATFDVISITGVTTSIKVAAGVFSTFSIASLAFFFYIEKRKKNN, from the exons ATGGCTCGGCAAGGGATGGTCATGGCGTTGCTGCTGGTGGTCCTCGCCGCAGGGTGTTGGGAGTCGGCGAGCGCCGCGGCGATGCTCTCGAAGCTGAAACCTACCCTCGCCGTCACCGCCTCCCCCACTCCCAACCAAG TTCTTCACGGCGGCGAGGACGTGATCACGGTGACGTGGTCCCTCAACGCGACGGCCGGCACCGACGCGGAGTACAAGAAGGTGAAGGTGAGCCTGTGCTACGCGCCGGTGAGCCAGAAGGGACGCGAGTGGCGCAAGACccacgacgacctcaagaaggacAAGACCTGCCAGTTCAAGGTCACCGAGCAGGCCTACGCCGCCACCGGCACGGTCGAGTACCGCGTCGCCCTCGACATCCCCACCGCCACCTACTTCGTGCGCGCCTACGCTCTCGACGCCTCCGGCACGCAGGTCGCCTACGGACAGACCTTGCCCGGCGCCACCTTCGACGTCATCAGCATCACCGGCGTCACCACCTCCATCAAGGTCGCCGCCGGCGTCTTCTCTACCTTCTCCATCGCCtcgctcgccttcttcttctacaTCGAGAAACGCAAGAAGAACAACTAA